A genomic window from Streptomyces broussonetiae includes:
- the ruvC gene encoding crossover junction endodeoxyribonuclease RuvC — protein MRVLGVDPGLTRCGVGVVEGVAGRPLTMLGVGVVRTPADAELSHRLLAVEEGIEQWLDEHRPEFVAVERVFSQHNVRTVMGTAQASAVAMLCAARRGIPVALHTPSEVKAAVTGTGRADKAQVGAMVTRLLRLAAPPRPADAADALALAICHIWRAPAQNRLQQAVARHTLNATKGRTA, from the coding sequence GTGCGTGTACTGGGGGTGGATCCCGGGCTGACCCGGTGCGGCGTCGGCGTCGTCGAAGGGGTCGCGGGCCGGCCGCTCACCATGCTCGGCGTCGGGGTGGTGAGGACCCCCGCGGACGCCGAGCTGAGTCACCGCCTGCTCGCCGTCGAAGAGGGCATCGAGCAGTGGCTGGACGAGCACCGGCCCGAGTTCGTGGCCGTAGAGCGCGTCTTCAGCCAGCACAACGTACGCACGGTGATGGGTACCGCCCAGGCCAGCGCCGTGGCCATGCTGTGCGCCGCCCGGCGCGGCATCCCCGTCGCCCTGCACACCCCGAGCGAGGTCAAGGCGGCCGTCACCGGCACCGGCCGGGCCGACAAGGCACAGGTCGGCGCCATGGTGACCCGGCTGCTCCGGCTCGCCGCACCCCCCAGACCGGCCGATGCCGCCGACGCCCTGGCGCTCGCCATCTGCCACATCTGGCGCGCCCCCGCCCAGAACCGGCTCCAGCAGGCGGTCGCCCGCCACACACTCAACGCAACGAAAGGCCGTACGGCATGA
- a CDS encoding YebC/PmpR family DNA-binding transcriptional regulator, with translation MSGHSKWATTKHKKAVIDAKRGKLFAKLIKNIEVAARMGGVDLDGNPTLYDAVQKAKKQSVPNKNIDSAIKRGGGLEAGGADYETIMYEGYGPNGVAVLIECLTDNRNRAASDVRVAMTRNGGNMADPGSVSYLFNRKGVVIVPKGELTEDDVLGAVLDAGAEEVNDLGESFEVLSEATDLVAVRTALQDAGIDYDSAEANFVPTMQVELDEEGAKKIFKLIDALEDSDDVQNVFANFDVSDEIMEKVDA, from the coding sequence ATGTCCGGCCACTCTAAATGGGCTACGACGAAGCACAAGAAGGCCGTGATCGACGCCAAGCGCGGCAAGCTCTTCGCGAAGCTGATCAAGAACATCGAAGTCGCCGCGCGTATGGGCGGTGTCGACCTCGACGGTAACCCGACGCTCTACGACGCCGTCCAGAAGGCCAAGAAGCAGTCGGTCCCGAACAAGAACATCGACTCCGCGATCAAGCGTGGTGGCGGTCTCGAGGCCGGCGGCGCCGACTACGAGACGATCATGTACGAGGGCTACGGCCCGAACGGTGTCGCCGTGCTCATCGAGTGCCTCACCGACAACCGCAACCGCGCCGCCTCCGACGTCCGCGTCGCCATGACCCGCAACGGCGGCAACATGGCGGACCCGGGCTCGGTGTCGTACCTGTTCAACCGCAAGGGTGTCGTGATCGTCCCCAAGGGCGAGCTGACCGAGGACGACGTGCTCGGTGCCGTCCTGGACGCGGGCGCCGAGGAGGTCAACGACCTCGGCGAGTCCTTCGAGGTGCTCAGCGAGGCCACCGACCTGGTCGCGGTCCGCACCGCCCTCCAGGACGCCGGGATCGACTACGACTCCGCCGAGGCCAACTTCGTCCCGACCATGCAGGTCGAGCTGGACGAGGAGGGCGCCAAGAAGATCTTCAAGCTGATCGACGCGCTCGAGGACAGCGACGACGTGCAGAACGTCTTCGCCAACTTCGACGTCAGCGACGAGATCATGGAGAAGGTCGACGCGTAG
- the pdxT gene encoding pyridoxal 5'-phosphate synthase glutaminase subunit PdxT codes for MNTPVIGVLALQGDVREHLIALAAADAVARPVRRPEELAEVDGLVIPGGESTTISKLAVLFGVMGPLRARVRDGMPVYGTCAGMIMLADKILDPRSGQETVGGIDMIVRRNAFGRQNESFEATVDVQGIPGDPVEGVFIRAPWVESVGAEAEVLAEHDGHIVAVRQGNALATSFHPELTGDHRVHALFVDMVRANRAAESL; via the coding sequence ATGAACACTCCTGTCATAGGCGTCCTGGCCCTCCAGGGCGACGTACGGGAGCACCTCATCGCCCTGGCCGCGGCCGACGCCGTGGCCAGGCCGGTGCGGCGCCCCGAGGAACTCGCCGAGGTCGACGGCCTCGTCATACCCGGCGGTGAGTCCACCACGATCTCCAAGCTGGCCGTCCTGTTCGGAGTGATGGGCCCTCTCCGCGCGCGCGTGCGTGACGGCATGCCCGTCTACGGCACCTGCGCGGGCATGATCATGCTCGCCGACAAGATCCTCGACCCGCGCTCGGGTCAGGAGACCGTCGGCGGCATCGACATGATCGTGCGCCGTAACGCCTTCGGGCGGCAGAACGAGTCGTTCGAGGCGACGGTCGACGTGCAGGGCATCCCGGGCGATCCTGTGGAGGGCGTCTTCATCCGCGCCCCGTGGGTCGAGTCCGTGGGCGCCGAGGCCGAGGTGCTCGCCGAGCACGACGGCCACATCGTCGCCGTCCGCCAGGGCAACGCGCTCGCCACGTCGTTCCACCCGGAACTGACCGGCGACCACCGCGTGCACGCCCTGTTCGTGGACATGGTTCGCGCAAACCGCGCGGCAGAGTCCTTGTAG
- the pdxS gene encoding pyridoxal 5'-phosphate synthase lyase subunit PdxS codes for MSTNENQAPETGTARVKRGMAEQLKGGVIMDVVTPEQAKIAEDAGAVAVMALERVPADIRKDGGVARMSDPDMIEGIIDAVSIPVMAKSRIGHFVEAQVLQSLGVDYIDESEVLTPADEVNHSDKWAFTTPFVCGATNLGEALRRIAEGAAMIRSKGEAGTGNVVEAVRHLRQIKGEIAKLRGCDNNEIYAAAKELRAPFELVKEVAELGKLPVVLFSAGGVATPADAALMRQLGAEGVFVGSGIFKSGDPAKRAAAIVKATTFYDDPKIIADASRNLGEAMVGINCDTLPETERYANRGW; via the coding sequence GTGTCCACCAACGAGAACCAGGCTCCCGAGACCGGCACCGCGCGCGTGAAGCGCGGAATGGCCGAGCAGCTCAAGGGCGGCGTGATCATGGACGTCGTCACGCCGGAGCAGGCGAAGATCGCCGAGGACGCGGGCGCCGTCGCCGTCATGGCCCTGGAGCGGGTCCCCGCCGACATCCGCAAGGACGGCGGCGTGGCCCGTATGTCCGACCCGGACATGATCGAGGGCATCATCGACGCCGTCTCCATCCCGGTGATGGCCAAGTCCCGCATCGGCCACTTCGTCGAGGCCCAGGTGCTGCAGTCCCTCGGCGTCGACTACATCGACGAGTCCGAGGTCCTCACCCCGGCCGACGAGGTCAACCACTCCGACAAGTGGGCCTTCACCACCCCCTTCGTCTGTGGTGCCACCAATCTGGGCGAGGCCCTGCGCCGCATCGCCGAGGGCGCCGCGATGATCCGCTCCAAGGGCGAGGCCGGCACCGGCAACGTCGTCGAGGCCGTCCGCCACCTGCGCCAGATCAAGGGCGAGATCGCCAAGCTGCGCGGCTGCGACAACAACGAGATCTACGCCGCCGCCAAGGAGCTGCGCGCCCCGTTCGAGCTGGTCAAGGAGGTCGCCGAGCTGGGCAAGCTCCCGGTCGTGCTGTTCTCCGCCGGTGGCGTGGCCACCCCGGCCGACGCGGCCCTGATGCGTCAGCTCGGCGCCGAGGGCGTCTTCGTGGGCTCCGGCATCTTCAAGTCCGGCGACCCGGCCAAGCGCGCCGCAGCCATCGTCAAGGCGACCACCTTCTACGACGACCCGAAGATCATCGCGGACGCGTCCCGCAACCTCGGCGAGGCCATGGTCGGCATCAACTGCGACACCCTCCCCGAGACCGAGCGCTACGCGAACCGCGGCTGGTAA
- a CDS encoding LemA family protein, whose translation MTATLIWILVVLVAIGVYLSWTAGRLDRLHVRMDAARAALDAQLLRRASVTQELATSGVLDPAASIVLYEAAHAARQSEEEQREVAESELSQALRAVFEDPVQVEAVREAPGGEEAARELAEAVRRVPMARRFHNDAVGAARRLRGHRKVRWFRLAGHAPFPLAFEMDDEPPAALVERVG comes from the coding sequence GTGACCGCAACCCTCATCTGGATCCTTGTCGTTCTCGTCGCGATCGGCGTGTATCTGAGCTGGACCGCCGGGCGGCTGGACCGGCTGCACGTGCGGATGGACGCCGCGCGCGCCGCCCTGGACGCGCAGCTGCTGCGACGGGCCTCCGTGACACAGGAACTGGCCACCTCGGGCGTGCTGGACCCGGCCGCCTCGATCGTGCTGTACGAGGCCGCGCACGCGGCCCGGCAGTCCGAGGAGGAGCAGCGTGAGGTCGCGGAGAGCGAGCTGAGCCAGGCGCTGCGCGCGGTCTTCGAGGACCCGGTGCAGGTGGAGGCGGTACGCGAGGCCCCGGGCGGCGAGGAGGCGGCCCGTGAACTGGCCGAGGCCGTCCGCCGGGTGCCGATGGCCCGCCGCTTCCACAACGACGCCGTGGGCGCCGCCCGCAGACTCCGTGGGCACCGCAAGGTCCGCTGGTTCCGGCTCGCCGGCCACGCCCCTTTCCCGCTGGCGTTCGAGATGGACGACGAGCCGCCCGCGGCCCTGGTGGAGCGGGTCGGCTGA
- a CDS encoding glycosyltransferase family 4 protein has product MRIGIVCPYSWDVPGGVQFHIRDLAEYFVRLGHEVSVLAPADDDTPLPPYVVSAGRAVPVPYNGSVARLNFGFLSAARVRRWLHEGNFDVVHIHEPTSPSLGLLTCWAAQGPIVATFHTSNPRSRAMIAAYSILQAALEKISARIAVSEYARRTLVEHLGGDAVVIPNGVDVDFFAKAGPKPEWQGDTIGFIGRIDEPRKGLPVLMRALPKILAARPQTRLLVAGRGDEEAAVEELPKELRARVEFLGMISDEDKARFLRSVDVYVAPNTGGESFGIILVEAMSAGAPVLASDLDAFVQVLDQGEAGEVFVNEDADALAEAALRLLADPERRAELSERGSAHVRRFDWSTVGADILSVYETVTAGAAAVAADERTTGLRARFGLARD; this is encoded by the coding sequence GTGAGAATCGGGATCGTCTGCCCGTACTCCTGGGACGTGCCCGGGGGCGTCCAGTTCCACATCCGCGACCTCGCCGAGTACTTCGTCCGGCTCGGCCACGAGGTGTCCGTGCTGGCCCCGGCCGACGACGACACCCCGCTGCCGCCGTACGTCGTCTCGGCCGGCCGGGCCGTCCCGGTGCCGTACAACGGCTCGGTGGCCCGGCTGAACTTCGGCTTCCTGTCGGCCGCGCGGGTGCGACGCTGGCTGCACGAGGGCAACTTCGACGTGGTCCACATCCACGAGCCGACCTCGCCCTCGCTGGGCCTGCTGACCTGCTGGGCGGCGCAGGGCCCCATCGTGGCGACCTTCCACACCTCCAACCCGCGCTCGCGCGCGATGATCGCCGCGTACTCCATCCTCCAGGCCGCCCTGGAGAAGATCAGCGCGCGGATCGCGGTCAGCGAGTACGCCCGCCGCACCCTGGTCGAGCACCTGGGCGGGGACGCGGTGGTCATCCCCAACGGCGTCGACGTGGACTTCTTCGCCAAGGCCGGGCCGAAGCCGGAGTGGCAGGGCGACACGATCGGTTTCATCGGCCGTATCGACGAGCCCCGCAAGGGCCTGCCCGTGCTGATGCGGGCCCTGCCGAAGATCCTTGCCGCCCGTCCGCAGACCCGCCTTCTGGTCGCCGGCCGCGGCGACGAGGAGGCCGCCGTCGAGGAGCTGCCGAAGGAGCTGCGCGCGCGCGTGGAGTTCCTGGGCATGATCAGTGACGAGGACAAGGCGCGCTTCCTGCGCAGTGTCGACGTGTACGTCGCGCCCAACACCGGCGGCGAGAGCTTCGGCATCATCCTGGTCGAGGCGATGTCGGCGGGCGCGCCCGTGCTCGCCTCCGACCTGGACGCCTTCGTGCAGGTCCTCGACCAGGGCGAGGCGGGCGAGGTCTTCGTCAACGAGGACGCCGACGCGCTCGCCGAAGCGGCCCTGCGGCTCCTGGCGGACCCCGAGCGCCGTGCCGAGCTGAGCGAGCGCGGCAGCGCCCATGTCCGGCGGTTCGACTGGTCGACGGTCGGCGCGGACATCCTCTCGGTCTACGAGACGGTGACGGCCGGCGCCGCCGCGGTCGCGGCGGACGAGCGCACGACGGGACTGCGGGCGCGCTTCGGGCTGGCCCGGGACTGA
- a CDS encoding phosphatidylinositol mannoside acyltransferase yields the protein MSTADRLSDALYGLGWSTVKKLPEPAAVRLGRTIADLAWKQRGKGVKRLESNYARVVPGATPERLAELSRAGMRSYLRYWMESFRLPTWSRERVQTGFDPKDIHYLTDGLASGQGVVLALPHMANYDLAGAWVTTKLQTPFTTVAERLKPETLYDRFVAYREGLGMEVLPHSGGSAFGTLARRLRDGGLVCLVADRDLSASGVEVDFFGERTRMPAGPALLAQQTGALLLPVTLWYDDSPVMQGQVHPPVEVPGTGTRAEKTSVMTQALADAFATGIAGHPEDWHMLQRLWLADLDPAKGPS from the coding sequence GTGAGCACCGCCGACCGGCTCAGCGACGCCCTGTACGGCCTCGGCTGGAGCACCGTCAAGAAGCTCCCCGAACCGGCCGCGGTCCGGCTCGGCCGTACGATCGCCGATCTCGCCTGGAAGCAGCGCGGCAAGGGCGTCAAGCGCCTCGAGTCCAACTACGCGCGCGTGGTGCCGGGCGCCACCCCCGAACGCCTTGCCGAGCTGTCCCGCGCGGGCATGCGCTCGTATCTGCGCTACTGGATGGAGTCGTTCAGGCTGCCGACCTGGAGCCGCGAGCGCGTGCAGACCGGGTTCGACCCCAAGGACATCCACTACCTGACCGACGGGCTCGCCTCCGGCCAGGGAGTGGTCCTCGCCCTGCCGCACATGGCCAACTACGACCTGGCCGGCGCCTGGGTCACCACCAAACTGCAGACGCCGTTCACGACGGTAGCGGAGCGGCTGAAGCCCGAGACGCTCTACGACCGCTTCGTCGCCTACCGCGAGGGCCTCGGCATGGAGGTCCTGCCGCACAGCGGCGGCTCCGCCTTCGGCACTCTGGCCCGGCGGCTGCGCGACGGCGGCCTGGTCTGCCTGGTCGCCGACCGGGACCTGTCCGCTTCCGGTGTCGAGGTCGACTTCTTCGGCGAGCGGACCCGGATGCCCGCGGGCCCGGCCCTGCTCGCCCAGCAGACCGGCGCGCTGCTGCTGCCGGTCACCCTCTGGTACGACGACTCGCCTGTCATGCAGGGGCAGGTGCATCCCCCGGTAGAGGTACCCGGGACAGGCACGCGCGCGGAGAAGACGTCTGTGATGACACAGGCGCTGGCCGACGCCTTCGCCACCGGGATCGCCGGCCATCCGGAGGACTGGCACATGCTCCAGCGCTTGTGGCTCGCCGACCTCGACCCGGCGAAGGGGCCGTCGTGA